The Cervus elaphus chromosome 20, mCerEla1.1, whole genome shotgun sequence genomic interval AGGTCAGCGACTTGCATTTTTGGCTTTCCCCCACCCATTAAGTACTCTCTGGGAGTCTCCTGGTGggctagtggttaggattctgggcattcactgccatggcccaggttcaattactggtcggggaactgggatcccacaagctgtgcagtatGGCCAACAAAAGAACTACTCTCTGAAGTTTACTCTTGAATATGAAAAGTGGTCTGTGGgtgggaaaggggaaggagactggTGCTTTCTTTCAGGACCGGACTTTCACCCTACATCTgatttgtttctttgtgtgtggctgtgctgggtcctcattgctgagtgggctctttagttgcagcgacTGGGGAGTGGGGGCATATTCTCCAGGTGTGGTGCATGGagttctcattgcggtggcttctcttgttgcggagcatggggcTCTAAGGTGTgttggcttcagcagttgtggcatgtaggctcagtagttgtgactcccaAGCTCTAAATCACAGGCTCAATGGtcgtggtgctcaggcttagttgctccaaggtagATGagatctttccggaccagggatccaacctgtgcctcttgtactggcaggtggattctttaccactgagccaccagggaagccttacatCTGATTCTTAGAGTAACAGATGAGTTTCACGATTTATCTCTAAACTGGGGAggattatatatttttgtttaaccTTCCTCTTCTTGTTTCCTCCATCTAGTTCAACAACTATACACAAGTCTATACTGCTGGGTactcccagcccctggctgggAACTCTATTAACCCACAGCTATCTGTCTGGGACTGGAATTTACGCTACAGCAATAAACAAATACTACAATTCCATAATCCTGGCTATGACCCAGAACACTGCCCAGATTCCTGGCTCCCTAGACAGCAGGTAAGGTGTCCAAAGTTCCTAAattcctttgatttttctcaCAGGCTCATCCTACTAGATGAGGAGAAGTGATAGTGTCTGAGTTCCTCATTCCCCTTCTGTTAGTTGCCATTTATAGTCCTAACTGTCCCCAGGAAGACAGAAATCCTAGAAATCACAAACGGCATCTTTTTTTATCCTCCTCATTCTTATTAGTCTTCCTGTCTCATGcacacatttttatgttttcctaaAATCAACTTTAATCAGTCCTGAGGCCTAGTTTGAAGTATAATCAGGAGAGCAGATAAAGTGTTCTCAGGGGGAGGCTTGTACTTTGATCACCGGTGCAGTGTGCAGTGTGACAGCTGGACATTACTTCATGACCCAGGTTGGAGAAACTGGGGTCATCAGGTTTCTAGGTTGCCAGTTGATTTCCCTTTCCTCCTTAGCCAAGCTTCATGGTTCCGGGCCCCCCCAGTTCTGTGTGGCTCTTCTCTAGAGGGGCCCTGACACCCCTGAATCAACTCTGTCCTTGGCGGGACAGTCCCTCCCTGCTGGCAGTCTCTTCTCGTTGGCTCCCTCGACCTGCTATTTCTTCTGAAAGCCTGGCTGATCAGGAGTGGGGGCTCCCCTCACATTGGGGTGCTTGCCCTTTACCCCCGGGACTGCTGCTGCCTGGATGTCTGGGACCCCAGATCAGGCTCTGGAGACGCTGCTACCTGAGGGGAAGGCCTGAGGTCCAGGTGCGAAGGGAAGACAAAAATTGGGAGTGGGAGAAGGGGTCTGACTGCTGAACCAGATATTCTAGGAGAAACCAGATGTTTCCAGGAGGCAGAAGGGCAAGGGTTTGGGGGACTGGGAAGTGAGATACCATTCCTATTGGTATCAAAGTGGATAGATTTGGGAGTGTGGGAAAACTGCTTCTGGCTTATATCAAGTGGAACCTAGGGCAGAGTTGGAGGGGGAAAGGGAACTAAGAATTAAGGatcctctctgcctctcttcaCCCTCTTCCCAGATGGGCCTCTCAGCTCCCACAATCTCTGGTCTCCAGGAGGAGCTATCCCACCTTCAGGAGTTATTAAGGAAATGGACACCACGGATATCTCCCGAGGATCACTCCAAGAAAAGAAACCCAAATACCATTCTCTCCCAATCCTGTTGAAATTGGCTTTCTCACGGGGCAGGACAGAAGGTGGTCTGGGGTGAGGGAGAGTTTTGTCTAATCCTTCGGTTTTTCTTGGACTTcttggtgtctcagacggtaaagggtctgcctacaatgcaggagaccagggttccatccctgggtcgggaagatcccctggagaaggaaatggcaacccactgcagtacttttgcctggagaatcccatgaacggaggatcttgttaggctacagtccatgaggtcgcaaagagtcggacacgactgagcgacttcacttcggTTTTTCTTACCTCGTCTTGCTGCCTCGGCTTTCATAAACATCACTGACCTGAGTTTCTATTGCAGATAAGCGGTGCTAACCTTATCCAACTCTTACCCTGCCTTGTTTGGTTTAAATAGTTCTTGTCATTTGaagaattaagaaacaaaaacaatccaGAACACTTCTTTTTTCAGGGCAAGTCCATGCCTTTGGGATGGAAATTTTGGATATCGCGCTGGTAAATTGTGATAATCAGGTATACTGTTTATCAGTGCTAACAAGATGGCCTACAGGCCTCCTTCTCACCTCCTCTTGCTGCTTCTTTAATtccaatttctatttcttcccttaTAGTTTTCAATGGGTATGGAGTATACATGGGACACCCCATCTCTTCCAATTATATATTTTCGTGGTGACATTTCTATTTAAGGAGTTCATTAAAGCACAATATTTATACACGCCGCTGGCATTATTTGTGTCTGATTAAAGGAACCTTAAGTAAGGAAgtggtgggagaggagggaagggaatgTGACCCACGCATCGACCATACTACTGCTAAGGAAGTAAGGGGCTGGGTTGCGTGAGGCGCTGCAGGATTCACAATTTAAGGTCCTCTCTTCCGTGCAGACGGGGCAAAGGCACACCCAGATGTTGCTGGGGTTCAGGGTGTGCTCTAGAGGTCGAGGTCGAGGCCTCTGGGCTTCAGTATCAAATCCCCGTCAGCTTCGGTACCACCCCACCTCCGAGCCTCAGGTTCCCCTCACCCTCTATGCAGTGACTAGGCGAGCTCAGACATTCCATAATTCCCTCCctgaggaaaaaggaaatacCTCAAGCCCAGGCCTGGGCTGTGAGGCCGCATCTGTTCAAGGACTGCGGACTGGAGTGGACGGTTGTCCCCACGCCCTGCGTTGAGGGGTTCCTCTGCACACCCTcctaagaggggaaaaaaggctacaaaacacatgaaaacaaaagTTTTGTTCTCCCAGCTTCTGAAGTGACACTTTCGGGAGCAGTGTGACCCTTTCACTTCTAACATTGCCTTAAAAGACACAGAACCTTTCCTTTTCACGTTCCCCGCCCTATCCGCTCACAGCAGCACTTCTGCACAGGACCGTGGACTGAAGTGCACCACTGCCTCAGCCGCTTCCAGTCCCAGCGTTTTCTAAGATGGCCGAGGCCGCTTCCGGCTCCTCCCCTGCCGCGGCCCCGCCCACCACCTCACGCCAGCCTTCGCCTCGGAAGTAGAAGTAGTGACTGAGGTCAGGGGGCGGGATCGCTGCCTGGAGACGGCGGGAGCGCTTTCGCCATGGCGGCCGGGCCGATCTCCGAGCGAAACCAGGGTGACTGGAGGGGACAAACCCAGAATGGACTCTGGGGGTTTGGGGGACCTCGTAGCAATGTTTCCGCTGGGGCGGGAGATTTTACCTTTCCGAAGGGCGCGAGACTGGTCCCGATGCCTTATGGGGACGGGATGGACAGGCTTGAGGCCTGTAGTTGTGATGCTGTGTCCTAGCCTCTGCTGCCTTcccactcaggaaaaaaaaaaaaaagaaagacaaagaaaagttaCAGAGTGAACTTGCACCGTAACTCTAAATTAGACTTAAGAATGTCTATTTTCTGAAAAGGAGGAGCTTCTAAAAGCTTAATCtaacgccttttttttttttcttactctttgCTCTTCTaccccatctccacccccacTTCCTCTGCCTGGGTTCCATCTTCATGTTACCGCTACCTCCTTATTTCCCCTCATCTCTGTCCTCACCTCCTAATCCTGTCCTCCAGATGCCACTGTGTACGTGGGCGGCCTCGATGAGAAGGTTAGCGAACCACTGCTGTGGGAACTATTTCTCCAGGCAGGGCCAGTAGTGAACACGCACATGCCAAAAGATAGAGTCACTGGTCAGCACCAAGGTGAGTACACGGCAAAAAGTGCAGTTATGAATAAGAGGGGACAGACTGCTCCTGGAGGTCCCCAGTGGTGTTAACTGTTTTGGAGTGAGCAAACTAAAGACTTTGTTTCTGGAACTATTCTCAATTGAAGTTGGGATTCTTATTTCTTATCCTTTGTGCTTTAGAAGGCAAATGAGTTATAAACTCGTTTTTAATCACTTCAGTTGctaacttcttcttttccatttccccAGGCTATGGCTTTGTGGAATTCTTGAGTGAGGAAGATGCTGACTATGCCATTAAGATCATGAACATGATCAAACTCTATGGGAAGCCAATCCGGGTGAACAAGGCATCAGCTCACAACAAAAACCTGGATGTGGGGGCCAACATTTTTATTGGGAACCTGGACCCAGAGATTGATGAGAAGTTGCTTTATGATACTTTTAGCGCCTTTGGGGTCATCTTACAAACCCCCAAGATTATGCGGGACCCTGACACAGGCAACTCCAAAGGTTATGCTTTTATTAATTTTGCTTCATTTGATGCTTCGGATGCAGCGATTGAGGCCATGAATGGGCAGTACCTCTGTAACCGCCCAATCACTGTGTCCTATGCATTCAAGAAGGACTCCAAGGGTGAGCGCCATGGCTCAGCCGCTGAAAGACTTCTGGCAGCACAGAACCCACTCTCCCAGGCTGACCGCCCGCATCAGCTGTTTGCAGATGCACCCCCTCCACCATCTGCTCCCAAT includes:
- the SF3B4 gene encoding splicing factor 3B subunit 4 produces the protein MAAGPISERNQDATVYVGGLDEKVSEPLLWELFLQAGPVVNTHMPKDRVTGQHQGYGFVEFLSEEDADYAIKIMNMIKLYGKPIRVNKASAHNKNLDVGANIFIGNLDPEIDEKLLYDTFSAFGVILQTPKIMRDPDTGNSKGYAFINFASFDASDAAIEAMNGQYLCNRPITVSYAFKKDSKGERHGSAAERLLAAQNPLSQADRPHQLFADAPPPPSAPNPVVSSLGSGLPPPGMPPPGSFPPPVPPPGALPPGIPPAMPPPPMPPGAGGHGPPSAGTPGAGHPGHGHSHPHPFPPGGMPHPGMSQMQLAHHGPHGLGHPHAGPPGSGGQPPPRPPPGMPHPGPPPMGMPPRGPPFGSPMGHPGPMPPHGMRGPPPLMPPHGYTGPPRPPPYGYQRGPLPPPRPTPRPPVPPRGPLRGPLPQ